Proteins found in one Zea mays cultivar B73 chromosome 1, Zm-B73-REFERENCE-NAM-5.0, whole genome shotgun sequence genomic segment:
- the LOC118476014 gene encoding uncharacterized protein produces MLRSAVKNQRYRLKQKYFNGVPANEISTTSPVSYMTDEQWRALVAKWSDPKNMEISAKNKQNRSQVKFHQATGSRCYVAHLHAYKQKRNREEPSLDQTEELDAVDAFKTCHTSSKRGLSEPAREALSHMEALRAEPVAEGEMPASSVHLVSKVLSQSSSHQFLKSVGIKTSATSKASSSNHSELREQLAAEATAAVQGELDQLRKKCEEAEEQQARTQRELEEYKKITEKNSKEMEETNVLIKKLLSLHGNSSST; encoded by the exons TACCTGCAAATGAGATTAGCACAACTTCTCCTGTATCTTACATGACTGATGAACAGTGGAGGGCATTAGTTGCAAAGTGGTCTGATCCAAAGAACATG GAAATAAGTGCAAAGAACAAGCAGAACCGCAGTCAAGTCAAGTTTCATCAGGCTACGGGTTCTCGCTGCTATGTGGCACACTTACATGCATAT AAGCAGAAGAGAAACCGAGAAGAACCCAGCTTAGACCAGACTGAAGAACTAGATGCGGTGGACGCCTTCAAGACCTGTCATACCAGCTCCAAACGTGGCCTGAGTGAACCGGCAAGAGAAGCACTT tctcatatggaggctttgagggctgaacctgttgctgaaggtgagATGCCAGCATCCAGTGTGCACCTTGTGTCGAAGGTGCTGTCCCAGAGCAGCTCACACCAATTCCTGAAAAGCGTCGGCATCAAAACATCGGCAACCTCCAAGGCTTCATCATCAAATCATAGTGAGCTTCGGGAACAACTTGCAGCTGAAGCGACGGCTGCTGTTCAAGGTGAACTCGACCAGCTCAGGAAGAAATGTGAAGAAGCTGAGGAACAGCAGGCGAGGACACAAAGGGAGTTGGAGGAGTACAAGAAGATAACAGAGAAGAacagcaaggagatggaggagaccaatgtgctcatcaagaagctcttgtccttgcatggtaactcttcttcgaCATGA